ctgggaggggtctgcagggcagaactgagcccccagggctgggctgggctctgagAGCACTGGCAGGGAAAAGCCTTGGATAGAGGGAAACAGCTCCCATAATAGACACAACTCTGTGCAACAGAGAGCTAGAGCATCCCCGGATATCCCTTTCTCTGTCCATctgcacagagaaaaagaaaagagttcagagaaaattattttggaattttaCCCTTGACACCGGCTACCTTATTTTTCAAGCACATTTTTAAGTGCAATGACTCCAAAACAGAGGGTGGTGTAATGAGCAAATGGCACAGGGAGTCCTGTTATCTCTCTGGAGGCCAAAGTGTTCAGGATGAGAGCAATGTTGAATATAAGGCAGtaaatcagcagcagcagacccCAAAATCAAAAAGTTAATCAAAGCTACTCCCCTGGAAGAACAATATTTTGAGGGGATTCTAAATCATATCACATAGAACTGAGTTATTGTCATTCTCTTCCTTGAACAGACCCCAGggcccagagtgcagaaatgtccaacagcagctccatcaggcacttcctcctgctggcattggcagacacgcggcagctgcagctcctgcacttctgcctcttcctgggcatctccctggctgccctcctggccaacggcctcatcatcagcgccgtagcctgcggccaccacctgcacacccccatgttcttcttcctgctcaacctggccctcactgacctgggctccatctgcaccactgtccccaaagccatgcacaattccctctggcacaccaacaacatctcctactctgcatgtgctgctcaggtgtttttcattaccttcttcatctcagcagagttgtccctcctgaccatcatgtgctacgaccgctacgtgtccatctgcaaacccctgcactacgggaccctcctgggcagcagagcttgtgcccacatggcagcagctgcctgggccagtgcctttctcaatgctctgctgcacacagccaatacattttccctgcccctgtgccagggcaatgccctgggccagttcttctgtgaaatcccccagatcctcaaactctcctgctcacactccgacctcagggaacttgggctcatTGCTGTTGGTGTCCTTTTAGGACttggctgttttgtgttcattgttttctcctatgtgcagatcttcagggctgtgctgaggatcccctctgagcagggaaggcacaaagccttttccacctgcctccctcacctggccgtgctctctctgttcctcagcactggtttttttgcctacctgaagcccccctccatctcctccccatccctggatctggccctgtcagttctgtactcagtggtgcctccagccctgaaccccctcatctacagcctgaggaaccaggagctcaaggctgcactgtggacactgatgactggaTGGTTTCACAAACAGTGAACTTTGCCAATTTCTGTGAGTTGCCATTTTCTCCTAGTCACTTGTAATATAAATCATTTTtgagaattctttcttttccttcattgccAGAAGTTTTTACCTTTTAGTCTAATAATTTGTGCACAAAATCATGCCCATATTTGTGATATATTTTTGTCTCTCCTCCTTTGCTCTGGCCCAGACTCTGTCCAGGACGGGCTCTGCTCTCTGTAGCTTTAAATTAACTGAAGGATCTccctatctttttttttttttactgcagatGTCCTTTCCTTggagcttccttctgctcccttctctagagctgcagcagcaatatctgtgtgcagaggtgggggcaggtcaggggtggcacagcagctcggctcctgatggccacaccattcctcatccattaatatttttacaacaaaaaaaaaaactttacaatattcttaaaaaaaaaacctatatatatatacaaatcatACCAAAATTACACAATTTACCAtaacaaaactacaaaaaaattcaaaaaacaaatcccaaaaaaccccaacaaaattaatataaatcataGTTTAACCATTCCCCATAACTATACCTCACCCTCTTATCATCTCTAACCAAACTAATAatattactaattttaaattatcatttaaaccatatattcttaacaaaataattactattataAAAATCCACCTAAAAACTACCCATTTAATACTCATCCAAACTAAatataaaccaacaaaaaccccccaatCTTAACTAAAACTCGAATTCTAGATCATCAAAAAATTACAACAgttcaataaacaaaataaaaaataataaaacaaaatgcaatcaatatttattcaccaacctaattaacaaaaaaaccccaacaagaTATACATTACCCAAAATCTAACTATAAACATAAAACCTAACTTCAAACATGAAGCCTAAATACAACCctccaataaaataaacaaaaaaaattaaaaaatcctaataattttataagaaataagaaatgggcccacactgatccctgcaggacaccactgcacacacgctgcatgtggcaccattccccaccactctctgggccccgatgtccatccagttcttagcccagggaggggtgaaccgctccaagccacaggcttcagcttttccagggaatgctgtgggatagGGGGTCAAAGGCTAAAGTTCAagtagacaacatccacagccctccctgtatccaccaggccctgtcagaaaactcctggtgggcaggagctgggcaggaggcagccgtgtgccctggcagcgaggcagggcaggagcacccagggctgtgggaccaggacatcaaggacgtggattatccagggcactggggcctggtttgggttgcccagggcaggaaagatgtctggcagctggagcagggtgagggaagggcctccaaggtggggctggagccctttggctgtgagcagaggctgagggagctgggcttgtccagcccggagcagggaaggctgaggggctcctcatcccagcctggcagtgccagccaggagctgatggagaacacagagccaggatcttcaccgggggccctggggggagacaaaagacaatgggtggaaagggggaaagaggggagatcagacaggacatgtggaaaacctttgttcccatgggctcagacaggttctcAGATAATGCCCTATCACTCTTCTTTGGGATAATCAAATTCAGATCACATCTGGCCTTAAAccacttggtctgacccagtttctgacagcttgggctgcagacttgctgaggtcccttccatcctcaGCACCTTGATGATCCTGGAACAATGCTGCGCTCgattttggaatgggccagagcagatttttatggGACAGGAGCCCTCTGGGGGTGTAGGGAACCTGACACTTGCAAGGTGCATGAACACATCTCACTAGCTGGGGCATTTGAGTACTTGAAGAAATATCCATGtcttcccaccaggagagaacagaaatttcctggatatGTACTgatgacaggaaaagaaatcctgctcttcccctctacctgtgtTACTACTAtgctgtctattatttcatgtccctctccatttgggtGTTACCCgctctcctgtttaaatggccatGTCTAAGGATGTCTCTTCACTAGACCAGATGGTTCTATGGCTttcccattgctcccagatttccttctccactTGTTCTCTGATAATTTCACATCAGTCTtagttgtgttttcatttgtaataGAATCACcctttctaatttctttttctaaaactgtTTCTGAATGGAAATCCCTTGTGCATGGTGGACATATCTGATACTGGTTTGacattgcacagagctgagggaagaattctgatgtttattaaattataaCATTGATACACTTCTTATGTTGGCATACGAAGAGAAGCCTTCCTgtgcctctgagtctcagcagttcctgacccccaaaggacacaaacctgatgagctctggtgcccactgcactggtggctcttgcacctccctccacagccacagcagagctcccttgtcccacaaagtccctggcaatgcaggcatgaaggaaacaggacaggctgtggggatcaggggcagggcacggccagggatttggggtggttgtgagcccagggcaggagccggcccttggccttgctgaagctcatccaattgtcctgggcccatggctccagcctggccagatccctgtgcagagcttgctgccctgcagcacagccacactcccagccagcttgggctcccctggacactgactcagggtgccctccatggcctggtccacatcagcaaggaacacattgaactgccctggccccagtcctgagccctggggacacccctgcatgtggctccattgcccagcactccttgggctgcacttgtgtttgccatggagctgggcctgccttggcttctgtttgctgaccccaaatgaacatccctctgtgtctggggcagctccttctccaaggaaagcagctgggacttggtgccaaggagctgaaagctgcaggcacagcctggactggaggaagctcagatttgcactgcgctgctctgagtgccagggcttggatgagggaaatggtgggatGGGGGTAGGGGcagagtgtgattgattgtcagccataaagggtctggatgttcatatctgttcagagtgcatgaggaggtgctggagaTCAATATCAACTGGAGATTGCTGATATCAgtttataaatatgaaaataaaaaatatgaaaaattgtcttctctctttttattttgaaatgaaatctATTTTGATTTGAGTGAAAGCTTAGACAAGTCCTGGCTCATGCTCCCATTTTTGGCAGTAGCTCTGTTTCAGGATACCTGATCCCCAAATTCCTCTTGCTCACAAGTTCTGGAGAATGGAAATTTATTAACAGACAAGAGACTTTAAAAGGACTACTTACTGCCCAGGATAAACAAAAGAAGTACAGGTAGATACAAACGCAGTGCACAATAAAGTTACCTATATTACAGctagtgaagaaatagcagagatcaggagtcaatgtaacttaccactgaactgatgagggagtgcacatggagccctttcactcagcttccagaaaaggaaacacaaagaTTCATCCAGACTTGGGAGTGAAGCCCTACCTGTTTCCAGGGACTATGCTCAAGAGTTTTGTATAGTGAAAATTTTGTTCATATTTAATAGTTTTTAAagtgaagtgtgtgtcactcagaaattcaaggcttatctccctcccttcagtctgctctcaaggcaggatgttcatgggcagctgggaattccacctccctggcaccagagagaactcagcacaggacagatgtccagcctgggttatgtcagcaattgctgagagggggaagatgccctgagtgatggcccagctgatggacagaacagatgagctgtgctgtgccacaggggaagtcctgctgcaggaacctcatggaaccagggggctgttgtgacattgtgatggctcctggaaccaaggagagagaccatggtgacaccaatgaacctcctggaaccaaggagagagaccatggtgacaccaatgaacctctTGGAACCAAGGAGAtagaccatggtgacaccaataAACCTCATGGAACAaaagagagaccatggtgacaccaatgaacaacatggaaccaaggagagagaccatggtgacaccaatgaacctcctggaaccaaggagttcaaaggtctcaaacattctttccagggttctgccttggggaaggggaacctccttggt
This region of Cinclus cinclus unplaced genomic scaffold, bCinCin1.1 SCAFFOLD_32, whole genome shotgun sequence genomic DNA includes:
- the LOC134057386 gene encoding olfactory receptor 14A16-like translates to MSNSSSIRHFLLLALADTRQLQLLHFCLFLGISLAALLANGLIISAVACGHHLHTPMFFFLLNLALTDLGSICTTVPKAMHNSLWHTNNISYSACAAQVFFITFFISAELSLLTIMCYDRYVSICKPLHYGTLLGSRACAHMAAAAWASAFLNALLHTANTFSLPLCQGNALGQFFCEIPQILKLSCSHSDLRELGLIAVGVLLGLGCFVFIVFSYVQIFRAVLRIPSEQGRHKAFSTCLPHLAVLSLFLSTGFFAYLKPPSISSPSLDLALSVLYSVVPPALNPLIYSLRNQELKAALWTLMTGWFHKQ